One segment of Vibrio gazogenes DNA contains the following:
- a CDS encoding tRNA-uridine aminocarboxypropyltransferase — MNVSQQPEESPRPCPDCGLVYQCICQAIPRCTSGIKLSLLIHEREINRATNTGRWLVHALPQCQPYLWQRKQPDVQFQQQLDDPRFFPVLLFPAPHALTVDELCAQIHSEHKHQTQPHNHQTQQHQLVPHFILLDGTWQEARKMERKSAWLATLPRVQITPNAASSYRLRRNQQPDSLCTLEVVATLLEQRGETKDAQALKDFLHLFMDALQADKNRTPGRWDSNR, encoded by the coding sequence ATGAATGTGAGTCAACAGCCGGAAGAGTCACCGCGCCCATGCCCCGACTGTGGTTTGGTCTATCAATGTATTTGTCAGGCCATTCCCCGTTGTACAAGTGGCATCAAGCTGTCCTTACTGATTCATGAGCGGGAGATAAACCGGGCCACCAATACCGGACGCTGGCTTGTCCATGCACTGCCGCAGTGTCAGCCATACCTCTGGCAACGCAAACAACCCGATGTGCAATTCCAGCAACAGTTGGATGATCCCCGATTCTTTCCGGTGCTGCTATTTCCGGCCCCTCACGCGCTTACAGTAGATGAACTTTGCGCTCAAATACACTCGGAACACAAACATCAGACTCAGCCGCACAATCATCAAACACAGCAACACCAACTCGTGCCACATTTTATTTTGCTCGACGGAACTTGGCAGGAAGCGCGGAAAATGGAAAGAAAGAGTGCTTGGCTGGCAACGCTGCCTCGCGTACAGATTACGCCCAATGCGGCCTCATCTTATCGGCTGAGACGCAACCAACAACCTGACTCACTCTGTACATTGGAAGTGGTCGCCACGCTGCTCGAACAACGCGGTGAGACCAAAGATGCTCAGGCATTAAAAGATTTTTTACATCTATTTATGGATGCCTTGCAGGCTGATAAAAACCGGACTCCGGGACGCTGGGACAGTAATCGCTGA
- the cyaY gene encoding iron donor protein CyaY, protein MNDTEFHQLVDQMLEQIEQMIDDSGADIDYETTGNVMTLDFEDRSQIVINRQEPMHEIWLASKSGGFHFQYTDQQWICSKTGLELLTLVRQECEKHAGESIDWD, encoded by the coding sequence ATGAACGATACTGAATTCCACCAACTTGTTGATCAAATGCTAGAACAGATTGAGCAAATGATTGATGACTCAGGTGCCGACATTGACTACGAGACAACAGGCAATGTCATGACACTGGATTTTGAAGATCGCAGTCAGATTGTGATCAACCGTCAGGAGCCGATGCATGAAATTTGGCTAGCATCCAAATCCGGCGGTTTCCACTTCCAGTACACTGATCAACAATGGATCTGCTCGAAAACCGGTCTGGAACTGCTGACCTTAGTCCGTCAGGAATGTGAAAAACATGCCGGAGAGTCAATTGATTGGGATTGA
- a CDS encoding DUF484 family protein has translation MSNTETEINENDALTAEVVADYLQNHPDFFINRPALVDRLALPHQQLGAVSLVHIQLNRQRHRIEELEEEITAFMSLAASNDRTLHTFMDLQEQMLRCDELSQVIDAIEQKAEQMSLKAHIRLSGIPTPYALDLAYWQRFATNNFNGNSAYLGRMRKADRDGLFGEHAGAPEFGSYVVLPIRSTDTHGLLAFSSEDGGHFQPNMDTLFLRYLAEVLTHLLHVLPWQRT, from the coding sequence GTGTCAAACACTGAAACTGAAATTAATGAAAATGATGCGTTAACCGCCGAAGTGGTGGCTGATTATTTACAAAATCACCCGGATTTCTTTATAAATCGTCCGGCGTTGGTTGATCGCCTTGCGCTACCACACCAGCAACTTGGCGCGGTGTCTTTGGTTCATATTCAGCTGAATCGGCAAAGACACCGGATCGAAGAGCTTGAAGAAGAAATCACTGCCTTCATGTCTCTGGCAGCAAGTAATGACCGAACGTTGCATACATTTATGGATCTGCAAGAACAGATGTTGCGGTGTGATGAATTGAGTCAGGTGATTGATGCGATTGAACAGAAAGCGGAGCAAATGTCGCTGAAAGCGCATATCCGTTTATCCGGCATCCCGACACCGTATGCTTTGGATCTGGCCTATTGGCAGCGTTTTGCCACCAACAATTTTAACGGGAACTCGGCTTATTTAGGCCGAATGCGTAAAGCGGATCGCGATGGCCTGTTTGGTGAACATGCTGGCGCGCCAGAGTTTGGCTCGTACGTGGTGTTACCGATCAGAAGTACCGACACGCATGGTCTTCTGGCTTTCTCCAGTGAAGATGGCGGTCATTTCCAGCCAAATATGGATACGCTGTTTTTACGTTATCTGGCAGAGGTGTTGACCCATTTATTACATGTACTGCCATGGCAACGCACATAA
- the yigB gene encoding 5-amino-6-(5-phospho-D-ribitylamino)uracil phosphatase YigB, with protein sequence MFYYRSLPEIQAMTFDLDDTLYDNVPVIRQLERKMLDWMHLNHPVSALHPIEWWKQLKTNVVQQSPELAHDVTQWRYTQVMQGLVQLGYSTDDARKAAEDAINEMFYWRHQIEVPEETHRVLTLLSQQLPLIAVTNGNVDPNKIGLGHYFQQTLQAGPDGFSKPYPDLFIKAQRALDLPAYQILHVGDHLNTDVYGAKMNGFAACWLNDQYRNIRTEPAAMLLPDVEIEQLSSLLELV encoded by the coding sequence ATGTTTTATTACCGCTCTCTCCCTGAGATCCAGGCAATGACCTTTGATTTGGACGATACGCTCTACGATAACGTCCCCGTGATTCGACAACTGGAACGTAAAATGTTGGATTGGATGCATTTGAATCATCCGGTCAGTGCGTTGCATCCGATTGAGTGGTGGAAACAATTGAAAACCAACGTTGTACAGCAATCTCCGGAGTTAGCGCATGATGTGACGCAATGGCGCTATACGCAGGTCATGCAGGGGTTGGTACAGTTGGGATATTCGACCGATGATGCGCGTAAAGCTGCTGAAGATGCAATCAATGAAATGTTCTACTGGCGTCACCAGATAGAAGTACCGGAAGAAACACATCGTGTGCTGACTTTATTGAGTCAACAACTCCCGTTAATTGCAGTGACCAATGGTAATGTCGACCCGAATAAAATAGGGTTGGGACACTATTTTCAGCAAACGTTGCAAGCCGGTCCTGATGGTTTTTCCAAACCTTATCCCGATCTGTTTATCAAAGCGCAACGCGCACTCGATCTGCCGGCTTACCAAATTCTACATGTCGGCGATCATCTGAATACCGACGTTTATGGTGCCAAAATGAATGGATTCGCGGCCTGCTGGTTGAATGACCAATATCGAAATATTCGCACTGAACCGGCAGCGATGTTACTGCCGGATGTCGAGATTGAGCAGTTATCAAGTTTGTTAGAACTAGTGTAA
- a CDS encoding EVE domain-containing protein, with protein sequence MAYWLFKTEPDTFSIDTLRVQQRACWEGVRNYQARNMMRDQVRLGDQVLIYHSSCKQVGVAGIAEVVREAYPDHFAFDPGSEVFDAKSTPENPRWVMVDVAFVSKMERIIPLSVMKAMPELAQMPLVKRGNRLSIMPVTEAEWLAILSLR encoded by the coding sequence ATGGCATATTGGTTATTTAAAACAGAGCCCGATACTTTTTCAATTGATACTTTACGCGTTCAGCAGCGTGCTTGTTGGGAAGGCGTCAGAAACTATCAAGCGCGCAATATGATGCGCGATCAAGTTCGTCTCGGGGATCAGGTTCTGATCTACCACTCATCCTGTAAACAGGTTGGGGTGGCCGGTATCGCTGAGGTAGTCCGTGAAGCCTATCCTGATCACTTTGCGTTTGACCCCGGTAGCGAGGTTTTCGACGCCAAATCAACCCCGGAAAATCCGCGTTGGGTGATGGTTGATGTTGCTTTTGTCAGCAAAATGGAGCGGATTATTCCTCTTTCTGTGATGAAAGCAATGCCCGAATTGGCGCAGATGCCTCTGGTGAAGCGCGGCAACCGACTTTCAATTATGCCTGTTACTGAAGCGGAGTGGTTGGCAATACTTTCCCTGCGTTGA
- a CDS encoding MbtH family protein: MNDKKYTNPFDDVNHRFLVLTNDRGQYSLWPEFSPVPQGWQAIFGPEDKSDCLSYVEQNWQHIHLSGLHS, translated from the coding sequence ATGAATGATAAAAAATATACCAATCCATTTGATGATGTGAATCATCGATTTCTCGTCCTGACCAATGACCGTGGTCAGTACAGTTTGTGGCCGGAATTCAGTCCGGTTCCTCAAGGTTGGCAAGCGATTTTCGGTCCGGAAGATAAATCCGATTGTCTCAGTTATGTCGAACAAAACTGGCAACATATTCATCTCTCCGGGCTTCATTCATGA
- the lysA gene encoding diaminopimelate decarboxylase, which translates to MDYFNYQNDGQLCAEGVRLAELAKDYGTPLYVYSKATLERHWNAFDQAVGTHSHLVCYAVKANSNLGVLSVLARLGSGFDIVSGGELERVLAAGGNPEKIVFSGVGKTEAEMKRALELKIKCFNVESESELHRLNRVAQSLGVKAPVSLRINPDVDAKTHPYISTGLRDNKFGIAFDRAREVYRLAHQLEHLDVHGIDCHIGSQLTQIDPFIDATDRLLALIDALKAEGIHIRHLDVGGGLGVVYDAETPPQPAEYAKALLSRLGNHQDLELVFEPGRAIAANAGILLTKVEFLKHTEYKNFAIVDAAMNDLIRPVLYQAWQKIVPVTPREGTAQVYDLVGPICETSDFIGKDRELVLEEGDLLAVRSAGAYGFAMSSNYNTRSRAAEVMVDGEQVHLVRQREPLSSLWALENVLPE; encoded by the coding sequence TTGGATTATTTTAATTACCAGAACGATGGACAGCTATGTGCTGAAGGGGTTCGTCTCGCTGAACTGGCAAAGGACTACGGCACACCACTTTATGTTTATTCAAAAGCGACGTTAGAACGCCATTGGAATGCATTTGATCAGGCTGTGGGCACACATTCACATCTGGTTTGTTATGCCGTGAAAGCAAACTCCAATTTAGGTGTGTTGAGTGTTTTGGCGCGACTAGGCTCTGGATTTGATATTGTATCCGGAGGGGAGCTGGAGCGGGTTTTAGCTGCTGGTGGAAATCCCGAGAAAATTGTGTTTTCCGGTGTGGGTAAAACTGAAGCGGAAATGAAACGTGCACTCGAATTGAAGATTAAGTGCTTCAACGTTGAATCTGAATCCGAATTGCACCGTTTGAATCGTGTGGCTCAGTCTCTCGGTGTGAAGGCACCGGTGTCTCTGCGGATTAATCCGGATGTTGATGCCAAAACACATCCATATATCTCGACAGGACTACGTGACAATAAATTCGGGATTGCTTTTGACCGCGCGCGCGAAGTCTATCGTTTAGCTCATCAATTGGAGCATCTGGACGTTCATGGGATTGATTGCCATATCGGTTCACAGTTGACTCAAATCGATCCCTTTATTGATGCAACGGATCGGCTTCTGGCGCTTATCGATGCGCTCAAAGCGGAAGGCATCCACATTCGCCATCTAGATGTCGGTGGTGGTTTGGGTGTTGTCTATGATGCAGAAACGCCACCACAGCCGGCAGAATATGCCAAAGCATTACTCTCGCGTCTGGGAAATCATCAAGATTTGGAGCTGGTATTCGAACCGGGGCGGGCGATTGCTGCGAATGCCGGAATCCTGCTGACCAAAGTCGAATTCTTGAAGCATACCGAGTATAAGAATTTTGCAATTGTTGATGCAGCGATGAATGACCTTATACGTCCGGTTTTGTATCAAGCATGGCAGAAAATTGTCCCTGTGACGCCTCGGGAAGGGACGGCGCAGGTTTATGATTTAGTGGGTCCTATTTGTGAAACCAGTGATTTTATCGGCAAAGATCGCGAACTGGTGCTTGAGGAAGGTGATCTTCTGGCGGTTCGTTCGGCAGGTGCTTACGGATTTGCTATGTCATCAAACTATAATACGCGTTCACGCGCCGCTGAGGTCATGGTTGATGGAGAACAGGTTCATCTGGTACGCCAGCGCGAGCCTCTCAGTAGTTTGTGGGCTTTGGAAAATGTTTTACCGGAGTAA
- the xerC gene encoding tyrosine recombinase XerC, with translation MNSESLRLPDELQQPLQRFYEYLRSEKGLSLYTRQNYQQQLTQMAAYLADNGVTRWPQLDSAWVRQLAAKGMRDGIKASSLATRLSALRSFLDFLVLRGDLTANPAKGVSAPKKKRPLPKNLDVDEVAQLLEVNEDDPLAIRDRAMMELMYGAGLRLAEMVSVNLKDIHLGLGELRVIGKGNKERKVPFSGQAVTWVKKWMAVRGQLAHADEPALFVSNRGGRISHRNVQKRMSEWGMKQSVASHISPHKLRHSFATHILESSHNLRAVQELLGHENISTTQIYTHLDFQHLAQAYDQAHPRAKKKRKP, from the coding sequence ATGAATAGTGAAAGTCTGAGATTACCGGATGAATTACAGCAGCCCCTTCAACGCTTCTATGAATATTTGAGAAGTGAGAAGGGGTTGAGTCTATATACGCGTCAGAACTATCAGCAACAACTGACTCAGATGGCGGCTTATCTGGCTGACAATGGTGTGACACGCTGGCCACAATTGGATTCGGCATGGGTCAGACAACTGGCAGCAAAAGGGATGCGTGACGGCATCAAGGCCAGTAGTTTAGCGACGCGTTTATCTGCATTGCGTAGCTTTCTGGACTTTCTGGTATTAAGGGGTGACTTAACCGCAAATCCGGCCAAGGGGGTTTCTGCACCGAAGAAGAAGCGACCTTTGCCGAAAAATTTAGATGTAGATGAAGTTGCTCAGTTACTTGAAGTGAATGAAGATGATCCGCTCGCGATTCGTGATCGGGCCATGATGGAATTGATGTATGGTGCCGGTCTGCGTTTGGCGGAAATGGTGAGCGTCAATCTGAAAGATATTCACCTCGGTCTGGGAGAACTCCGCGTGATCGGGAAAGGTAACAAAGAACGTAAAGTCCCGTTTAGCGGTCAGGCTGTGACGTGGGTGAAAAAATGGATGGCCGTTCGCGGGCAGCTTGCTCATGCCGATGAGCCTGCTCTGTTTGTTTCCAATCGCGGCGGAAGAATTTCGCATCGCAATGTCCAGAAACGGATGTCAGAATGGGGAATGAAGCAGTCGGTCGCCAGTCATATCAGCCCTCACAAATTACGTCACTCTTTTGCCACTCATATTCTTGAATCCAGCCACAATTTGCGTGCGGTTCAGGAACTCTTGGGGCATGAAAATATTTCAACCACTCAGATATATACCCATCTCGATTTTCAGCATTTAGCGCAGGCTTATGATCAAGCTCATCCTCGCGCGAAGAAGAAACGGAAACCATAG
- the dapF gene encoding diaminopimelate epimerase, producing the protein MHFHFSKMHGLGNDFMVVDCITQNIFFSPDLIRRLANRHTGVGFDQLLLVEAPYDPETDFHYRIFNADGSEVEQCGNGARCFARFVRLKGLTNKYSVHVSTKKGKMILNVEEDNQITVNMGLPVFEPAKIPFKAKQSEKTYILRIAEQTLFCGAVSMGNPHVVTTVEDVDIADVDRLGPLLESHERFPERVNAGFMQVVNPNEIRLRVYERGAGETQACGSGACAAVAVGIIQEQLAENVTVHLPGGDLKISWKGPGQPLYMTGPATHIYDGQIAC; encoded by the coding sequence ATGCATTTTCATTTTTCTAAAATGCACGGTTTGGGTAATGACTTCATGGTCGTTGATTGTATTACCCAGAATATTTTCTTCTCACCGGATTTGATTCGTCGCTTAGCAAACCGACACACGGGTGTCGGTTTTGACCAACTGTTATTGGTTGAAGCGCCTTATGATCCGGAAACAGATTTTCACTATCGGATCTTCAATGCGGATGGCAGTGAAGTTGAACAGTGTGGAAATGGTGCTCGTTGTTTTGCACGCTTTGTTCGACTTAAAGGTTTGACGAATAAATACAGCGTTCATGTCAGCACCAAGAAAGGGAAGATGATTCTGAATGTCGAAGAAGACAATCAGATTACCGTGAATATGGGGTTGCCAGTATTCGAACCCGCAAAAATTCCGTTTAAGGCGAAGCAGTCAGAAAAGACCTATATTTTACGCATTGCTGAACAGACACTGTTTTGTGGCGCGGTAAGCATGGGTAATCCTCATGTGGTGACAACGGTTGAGGATGTCGATATCGCAGATGTGGATCGCCTTGGGCCATTACTGGAATCCCATGAACGTTTTCCTGAACGCGTCAATGCCGGCTTTATGCAGGTCGTGAACCCCAATGAAATCCGGTTACGGGTTTATGAACGCGGGGCGGGTGAAACACAGGCGTGCGGCAGTGGTGCTTGTGCCGCAGTTGCTGTGGGGATTATTCAAGAGCAGTTGGCAGAGAATGTTACTGTACATTTGCCGGGTGGTGACTTGAAAATTAGTTGGAAGGGGCCGGGACAACCGCTCTATATGACCGGACCTGCCACTCATATTTATGATGGTCAGATTGCGTGCTGA
- a CDS encoding non-ribosomal peptide synthetase: MSMSNIIDESMSRWSQAARASEDLDFVKDAESGTLPLSPVSDLASRTPQAKHDMPPWSTGAVFALPTEYQTILDLLGQQVESWPARLALCDRQTSWTFAQLNEQVNTLAANILRAGVRHGDVIGVALPRTGIAVITLLAVMKCGAVYLPIDPDYPQERIEAILEQACPRGVLIDEYPPCGLQQAMQHVTTPQWQLETLLCTDADFPSDYPSPQREDTAYIIFTSGSTGKPKGVLNHHGALLNLALSHRQTIFERALSQLKQVRDCPIVRAAHTTSFSFDASWEQILWMIHGHTLYLYSNEQRRDAFELTRLVEQDHIDALDLSPSLFYQMLEAGLMTMSHVPTLVLVGSEAIPHKLWQKVSEYPTLMVENFYGPTEYTVDAVSASFKVDDTPVIGRPIANTRTYVLDETLTPVPIGCVGELYLAGAGMAQGYLNQPGMTAERFVADPFVAGDVMYRTGDLVRWSEKGQLAFIGRCDDQVKIRGYRIELGEVENALSVQPGVAQAVVVAPPFAGTHRLIGFCVLTPDYASQLSGKHLSAAVAQVLPDYMVPSVIEIMDEMPINASGKIDRKALAAMPLSVTRQIGRSPRTDIERLLCQEAQSLFGVSVISAEDDFFSLGGDSISAMALVNRIRQQGYILKVKDIFVEKTLEKIALQIDYHQHTEVPHTDASAEHILISDDVRAQFTAEYGAIRDIIPTLPVQNGLLSYVRASGQQSNYNALTKMQFVGDMDVQRLQQALDCVVLRHPQLLARFDIHILDQAVQVLPQVTVDPVNQESRLWPLETCSLNGLPSEEQEAMLATIESREISRPFDMDDTRQPLLYAVLVHHHDNQHTLFLSEHHLVIDGWSMPILLRDLLQAYVQAAGLATPQNPDRYASVIRQLASRDKSVARQVWSQALAGAQPTLIYQGESPSAQVKDTSFQLSSLMTQKLMTLCQQNGLTVNSLMQGVWGIILRELSGCEDVIFGSPVSGRFCDIEGIESYVGLFTNTIPVRMRLQPNRSLIEQLKDVQLEQIHLCEHDMLGLDEIEQMTGEACWFDTMLSVDNYPNYDHWFSIDYHGMKLTAMENRGYTHLPLTVFVTPGESLEVLIAYRSTRYVPQRLARWFEQLLVQIIEQPMVALKHYTLAPDFAVPTEPPTIGLENRASSVDASHFVQATIPISVN; encoded by the coding sequence ATGTCTATGAGCAATATTATCGATGAGTCGATGTCACGATGGTCACAGGCCGCAAGAGCGTCTGAAGATCTTGATTTTGTCAAAGATGCGGAGTCAGGCACATTGCCATTGAGCCCGGTTAGTGACCTCGCATCACGCACTCCGCAGGCGAAACACGATATGCCGCCCTGGTCTACCGGTGCTGTATTTGCGCTTCCCACAGAATACCAAACCATTCTGGATCTGCTGGGACAGCAAGTTGAATCATGGCCGGCGCGACTGGCATTGTGCGACAGACAGACATCATGGACATTCGCGCAATTGAATGAGCAGGTCAATACACTTGCTGCGAACATCCTGCGAGCTGGTGTCCGACATGGCGATGTCATTGGCGTTGCGTTACCGAGAACAGGGATTGCGGTGATTACGCTTTTGGCCGTGATGAAATGTGGTGCCGTGTATCTTCCGATTGATCCGGATTATCCTCAAGAACGAATTGAGGCCATTTTGGAACAGGCATGTCCCCGTGGTGTACTGATTGATGAATATCCACCGTGTGGTTTGCAACAAGCAATGCAGCATGTCACCACACCACAGTGGCAACTCGAAACATTGCTGTGTACCGATGCCGATTTTCCCTCGGATTATCCTTCACCGCAAAGAGAGGATACGGCTTATATTATTTTTACATCCGGTTCGACCGGCAAGCCGAAAGGGGTTTTAAACCATCATGGTGCGTTACTGAATCTTGCGCTGTCTCATCGACAGACAATTTTTGAGCGGGCTTTGTCGCAGTTGAAGCAGGTGCGTGACTGCCCCATAGTTCGAGCCGCGCATACCACCTCTTTTTCTTTCGATGCCTCTTGGGAACAAATTTTATGGATGATTCACGGGCATACACTGTATCTCTATTCAAATGAACAACGTCGGGATGCATTTGAACTGACCCGACTGGTTGAACAAGATCACATTGACGCTTTGGATCTGTCTCCTTCGTTGTTCTATCAGATGCTGGAAGCCGGACTGATGACCATGTCGCATGTGCCGACGCTTGTTTTGGTCGGAAGTGAGGCGATACCACATAAGTTGTGGCAGAAGGTAAGTGAGTACCCCACGCTGATGGTTGAAAACTTCTATGGGCCAACGGAATATACGGTTGATGCGGTCAGTGCCAGTTTTAAAGTGGATGATACCCCTGTGATCGGGCGACCCATCGCCAATACGCGCACCTATGTATTAGACGAAACACTGACACCCGTACCGATAGGGTGTGTCGGAGAGCTTTATCTCGCCGGAGCGGGAATGGCACAGGGATATCTCAATCAACCCGGGATGACCGCAGAACGCTTTGTGGCGGATCCATTTGTTGCCGGTGATGTGATGTACCGGACCGGCGACTTAGTGCGGTGGTCTGAAAAGGGGCAACTTGCTTTTATCGGACGTTGTGATGATCAGGTGAAAATCCGTGGGTATCGGATCGAGCTGGGAGAGGTTGAAAATGCATTATCAGTGCAGCCAGGTGTCGCTCAGGCTGTCGTTGTCGCCCCACCTTTTGCTGGTACGCACCGCTTGATCGGGTTTTGTGTACTGACGCCTGACTATGCCAGTCAACTTAGTGGAAAGCATTTATCGGCTGCTGTGGCGCAAGTCCTACCTGATTATATGGTGCCTTCGGTGATTGAGATTATGGATGAGATGCCAATTAATGCGAGCGGTAAGATTGATCGTAAAGCGTTGGCTGCAATGCCGCTGTCGGTGACCCGGCAGATTGGTCGCTCGCCGCGGACCGATATCGAACGACTTCTGTGTCAGGAAGCGCAATCATTATTCGGAGTCTCGGTGATCTCTGCGGAAGATGACTTTTTCTCACTCGGTGGTGATAGCATCTCGGCAATGGCTTTGGTCAACCGGATACGTCAGCAAGGATACATTTTGAAGGTCAAAGATATCTTTGTGGAGAAGACACTGGAAAAAATTGCGTTGCAAATTGACTATCATCAGCACACTGAAGTACCGCATACGGATGCTTCCGCAGAGCATATCCTGATAAGTGATGATGTCCGGGCACAATTTACGGCTGAATATGGTGCGATTCGTGACATTATTCCGACTTTACCGGTTCAGAATGGTCTGCTGTCTTATGTCCGTGCCAGCGGTCAGCAGAGCAACTATAACGCCCTGACAAAGATGCAGTTTGTCGGTGATATGGATGTGCAACGCCTACAGCAAGCGCTCGATTGTGTTGTATTACGTCATCCACAGTTACTGGCCCGTTTTGATATTCATATTTTGGATCAAGCAGTTCAAGTGCTGCCTCAAGTCACGGTCGATCCTGTGAACCAAGAAAGTCGTTTATGGCCGCTGGAAACTTGTTCTCTCAATGGATTACCGAGTGAGGAGCAAGAGGCCATGCTGGCTACCATTGAGTCCCGGGAGATTTCACGTCCCTTTGATATGGACGATACCCGCCAGCCATTACTTTATGCCGTATTGGTGCATCACCATGACAATCAGCATACGCTGTTTTTATCTGAACACCATTTGGTCATTGACGGATGGTCAATGCCGATTTTGTTACGCGATCTACTTCAGGCTTATGTTCAGGCTGCGGGGTTGGCAACACCGCAAAATCCGGATCGCTATGCCAGCGTGATTAGACAGTTAGCTTCACGAGATAAATCTGTTGCCAGACAAGTGTGGTCACAGGCATTGGCTGGCGCGCAACCAACGCTGATCTATCAAGGTGAATCACCGTCAGCACAGGTCAAGGATACATCTTTTCAGTTATCGTCCCTGATGACGCAGAAGCTGATGACGCTTTGCCAACAAAACGGTTTAACCGTCAATTCATTGATGCAAGGCGTGTGGGGAATCATTTTACGTGAGCTCTCCGGATGTGAAGATGTTATTTTTGGTTCACCGGTCTCGGGACGTTTTTGTGATATCGAAGGCATCGAATCTTATGTTGGCCTGTTTACCAATACGATTCCCGTCCGGATGCGACTCCAGCCCAATCGCTCATTGATTGAACAACTGAAAGACGTTCAATTGGAACAGATTCATCTATGTGAACACGATATGTTGGGGTTGGATGAAATCGAGCAGATGACGGGAGAGGCGTGTTGGTTTGACACCATGTTATCTGTTGATAATTATCCAAATTATGATCATTGGTTTAGCATTGATTACCATGGCATGAAACTGACAGCGATGGAAAACCGGGGCTATACCCATTTGCCACTGACCGTTTTTGTGACACCCGGTGAATCTTTGGAAGTGCTGATTGCGTATCGGTCAACCCGATATGTACCTCAGCGTCTGGCAAGATGGTTTGAACAGTTGCTGGTTCAGATCATTGAGCAACCGATGGTGGCGCTGAAACACTATACTTTGGCGCCTGACTTCGCTGTGCCAACCGAGCCACCGACTATTGGTCTCGAAAACCGAGCGTCATCTGTTGACGCAAGTCACTTTGTGCAAGCGACAATACCGATATCAGTCAACTGA
- the lptM gene encoding LPS translocon maturation chaperone LptM, protein MNKKFTALLVLCVLALAGCGQTGPLYMPQDNTPQNQSQP, encoded by the coding sequence ATGAATAAAAAGTTTACTGCACTTTTAGTGCTGTGCGTGTTAGCGTTGGCAGGTTGTGGACAGACAGGACCGTTGTATATGCCTCAGGACAATACACCGCAAAACCAATCACAACCTTAA
- a CDS encoding 4'-phosphopantetheinyl transferase family protein: MTFLIWQKQLCLGGQTLFMNRYVRDKYTAGAAQEGITLPESLLGAVTKRKAEFVAGRVAAKYALLHRGASEPWVGIGEHRSPVWPDGFIGSISHTDDTAISTVATKAERLSIGVDVENIMDETLCESIGRMIVTSEEIKLQDVTGWYKAPFMSLMFSAKESLFKALYPLVKRYLDFHDAQLISLEPQHSHFTFELSPILQQQTGIQFCHGHYLFLEDALVTLIQIERDA, from the coding sequence ATGACATTTCTGATCTGGCAAAAGCAATTATGCTTGGGTGGACAGACGCTTTTTATGAATCGCTATGTGCGTGATAAGTATACGGCTGGCGCGGCACAAGAAGGCATCACCTTACCTGAGTCCCTGCTCGGGGCGGTCACTAAAAGAAAAGCAGAGTTTGTTGCCGGCAGAGTTGCCGCAAAATATGCTTTGCTGCACCGCGGTGCATCTGAACCTTGGGTCGGAATCGGAGAACATCGTTCTCCGGTGTGGCCTGACGGATTTATCGGCTCCATCTCACATACGGACGACACGGCTATCTCTACTGTAGCGACGAAAGCGGAGCGGTTATCCATCGGGGTTGATGTCGAAAACATCATGGATGAAACGCTCTGCGAGTCGATAGGAAGAATGATTGTCACGTCTGAGGAAATCAAACTTCAGGATGTCACCGGTTGGTATAAAGCACCGTTTATGTCACTGATGTTTTCGGCCAAAGAGAGCTTGTTTAAGGCGCTTTATCCTTTAGTAAAACGTTACCTTGACTTCCATGATGCGCAATTAATATCCCTTGAGCCGCAGCATTCACATTTCACATTTGAACTTTCCCCAATACTCCAGCAACAGACCGGAATACAGTTTTGTCATGGACATTATCTGTTTCTGGAAGACGCACTCGTGACATTGATACAGATTGAACGGGATGCCTGA